A window of Euwallacea fornicatus isolate EFF26 chromosome 13, ASM4011564v1, whole genome shotgun sequence contains these coding sequences:
- the LOC136343016 gene encoding diacylglycerol O-acyltransferase 2-like produces the protein MEIGGISFAPLKVPMDRRLQTLAAGAAFVWLIFGGFICVIFSIYLILFTKFWLLTIAYLLWVMFWDKPISQQGGRPWKWVRGWRWWKYLKAYFPTTLERLPWVELDPKKNYLFCCFPHGMLSLGVFCSFGTEYGEFNTHFPYHKPHIVTLSQHYIMPFFREMALSLGGISAEAAAIDYVLKYPEGGHACILMPGGAQESYYCKPGQYKIILKKRKGFVKLALKNGSPLVPVLSFGETDTFDQVEGATLRKVQEFLRKRIGIAPVVPVGRGFFQYTFGLVPRRKPIWVVVGKPMNIPKIENPTNEQIEQYHSMFVDCLQKMFEEQKFNYLEDPENKKLIIE, from the exons ATGGAAATTGGTGGGATTTCATTCGCTCCCTTGAAGGTCCCGATGGACCGCAGACTTCAAACATTGGCCGCCGGTGCTGCATTCGTCTGGCTCATTTTCGGCGGGTTCATATGCGTGATCttctcaatttatttaatactttttacgAAGTTTTGGTTGCTCACTATCGCGTACCTATTGTGGGTGATGTTCTGGGATAAGCCAATCAGTCAACAAGGGGGGAGACCCTGGAAATGGGTGAGAGGTTGGCG GTGGTGGAAATACCTGAAGGCATATTTTCCTACTACTCTGGAAAGGCTGCCGTGGGTCGAATTGGATCCCAAAAAAAACTATCTCTTTTGCTGTTTTCCTCACGGAATGCTATCTTTGGGAGTATTCTGTAGTTTTG GGACAGAATACGGGGAATTTAATACACATTTCCCTTATCACAAACCACACATAGTGACCCTCTCTCAGCATTACATCATGCCATTTTTCCGAGAAATGGCACTATCTTTAGGGGGAATTTCGGCAGAGGCAGCAGCCATAGACTACGTCCTAAAATATCCAGAAGGAGGGCACGCGTGCATACTGATGCCTGGTGGTGCTCAAGAGAGTTATTACTGCAAGCCTGGGCAGTACAAAATCATACTGAAAAAG AGAAAAGGCTTTGTTAAATTAGCCCTAAAAAATGGGTCGCCCTTAGTTCCAGTGCTGTCTTTTGGGGAAACTGATACTTTCGATCAAGTGGAAGGAGCCACTTTGAGAAAAGTCCAAGAATTTCTCAGGAAACGGATAGGAATCGCTCCAGTTGTTCCGGTAGGAAGGGGCTTTTTCCAGTATACATTTGGCCTGGTACCCAGAAGGAAACCTATCTGGGTTGTAGTAGGCAAACCTAtgaatattccaaaaattgaaaacccaACTAATGAACAAATCGAACAGTATCATTCCATGTTTGTTGATTGTTTACAAAAGATGTTTGaggaacaaaaatttaattacttggAAGAccccgaaaataaaaaacttattattgaataa